Within Sphingobium sp. EP60837, the genomic segment AGCCAATCGCCTTCAGCCGTCCCGCAACGGCGCTGCCGATATTGCCCGATCCGATGATCACAGCCCGCGGCATGACGATCTCAGGCTCCCGTACCCGCCGCTGCCGCTTCCCGCCGGAGCAAGCGCGCCGCCAACGCCCAATGCCATGCACCCAACGGGAACAGCACCGTGATGCTCATCATCGCGTCGCGCAGCCCCATGGCCGCGTTGTCGCCCCGCAGCTGCGCGAACCAGTCGCTCAGCAAACCCGTCATCAGCGGCCCCATCGACACGCCGATCAGGTTGGCGGCGACGATATAGACTGCGCTCGCCCGCGCACGCATAGCGACGGGCGCCAGGCTTTGCGTCAGCGCGATCGACGGCGCGGTCCACAGCGCGCCCAGGATGATGGCAGGGATCAGCATCAGCAGCGCGCTCTGCCCACTCCCCATCAGCAGCGCGACGATGTAGAGCGGCCCACACAGCAGAACGCCCGCGATCGGCAACCATAGGGCCATATGCAGGCCCGACCGGCTGAGGCGCGTCCCCTGCCATCCGCCCGCCCATGTGCCGAGCGCGCCGCACAAGCCGGAGAGCAGCCCTAGGCTAAGGCCGACCTGCGCCAGGTTCATGCCATGATTGCGGATGAGGAAGGATGGCATCCACGCGGATATGCCCGTCTGCGCGAAGGCGATGGCGGCGCTGCCCGCGATCACATGCACGAAGGCGCGTCGCCGGCCGAGTATACGCAGCCCCTGGAGGAAGTTCGCAGGCGGCTGATCCTCGCGCCTGTCATGGTGCGTCTCTTCTGTGCCGCCGCGCGCCGGTTCGCGCGCGACAAGCGG encodes:
- a CDS encoding spinster family MFS transporter, translating into MTNQVPLTAPDAFPAVAADGPAAVDGSMKRRRTAMLLMLAFIYSLNYLDRQIVIILQEPIKADFRLADWELGLLTGGAFGLFYTAMGIPIAHVIDRGVNRVRLIALFTASWSVMTALCGLTRSFTQFFGARMGVGLAEAGFAPAAHSLISDLYPPRERPAAAGLFAIGVPVGVMAGLSIGGVVAQATDWRTALLLAGLPGIVMAIIFPLVAREPARGGTEETHHDRREDQPPANFLQGLRILGRRRAFVHVIAGSAAIAFAQTGISAWMPSFLIRNHGMNLAQVGLSLGLLSGLCGALGTWAGGWQGTRLSRSGLHMALWLPIAGVLLCGPLYIVALLMGSGQSALLMLIPAIILGALWTAPSIALTQSLAPVAMRARASAVYIVAANLIGVSMGPLMTGLLSDWFAQLRGDNAAMGLRDAMMSITVLFPLGAWHWALAARLLRREAAAAGTGA